One Rosa chinensis cultivar Old Blush chromosome 5, RchiOBHm-V2, whole genome shotgun sequence genomic region harbors:
- the LOC112203124 gene encoding 30-kDa cleavage and polyadenylation specificity factor 30, producing MEDSDGVLNFDFEGGLDATADAGPIHTGLASNAPIQSDSLVAQSNNQASAAPQPDPNVNPSGQKSFRQTVSRHWLRSLCMKGEACGFLHQYDKSRMPVCRFFRMYGECREQDCVYKHTNEDIKECNM from the coding sequence ATGGAGGACTCAGATGGAGTCCTCAACTTCGACTTCGAGGGCGGCCTCGACGCCACTGCCGACGCCGGACCCATCCACACCGGCCTGGCCTCCAACGCCCCGATCCAGTCCGACTCCCTCGTCGCGCAGTCCAACAACCAGGCCTCCGCCGCGCCACAACCCGACCCGAATGTCAACCCCTCGGGCCAGAAGAGCTTCCGGCAAACGGTGTCTCGTCACTGGCTTCGCAGCCTCTGTATGAAGGGCGAGGCTTGCGGCTTCCTTCACCAATACGACAAGTCACGCATGCCGGTGTGCCGCTTCTTCCGTATGTACGGCGAGTGTAGGGAGCAGGATTGCGTCTATAAGCACACCAACGAGGACATTAAAGAGTGTAATATGTAG
- the LOC112203125 gene encoding putative F-box/LRR-repeat protein 23 codes for MGRSSYKTTQHCRKRRFSDTQEYCGEQKRACRNWLDLPEDLTASIFSRLKATEILHDCQLVCKRWLQICKVNPLVWRTIDMDHHLLDDFIYGSMEHMCRDLIDRSCGSLVDINVVRFGTDRLLKSITDSSSCGIRRLRLEDCPAITDEGLCGVASKFARLKELDISECFLSYKTLEVIGRSCPLLVSLKLKRRFNERGSNSMYGYTIARNMRGLHSLSLSKFNLTNDELRKILESCLGLETLDLGESFLPYLEEDLGRRCAEQIRKKLELPYRLNYDIEKYLSQVTNNKS; via the coding sequence ATGGGAAGATCCTCATATAAAACCACCCAACACTGTCGGAAGCGACGTTTCTCGGACACCCAAGAATACTGCGGAGAGCAAAAGCGAGCCTGCCGAAACTGGTTGGATCTCCCGGAGGACCTAACGGCGTCAATATTTTCAAGGTTGAAAGCCACAGAGATCTTGCATGATTGTCAGCTTGTGTGCAAGAGATGGTTGCAAATCTGCAAGGTTAACCCTCTGGTATGGCGAACCATCGACATGGATCATCACCTTTTGGATGATTTCATCTACGGCAGCATGGAGCATATGTGCCGCGACCTCATTGATCGTAGCTGTGGTAGTTTGGTCGATATCAACGTTGTGCGCTTCGGCACCGACAGGCTTCTTAAGTCCATAACTGATAGTAGTTCATGTGGAATCAGACGCCTACGATTGGAAGATTGTCCCGCGATAACAGATGAGGGATTGTGTGGAGTGGCCTCGAAATTTGCTCGGTTAAAAGAGCTTGACATTTCAGAATGCTTTCTCTCTTATAAAACTCTAGAAGTGATTGGAAGATCTTGCCCCCTTTTAGTATCATTGAAACTGAAACGTCGATTCAACGAGAGGGGGAGCAACTCTATGTACGGATACACTATAGCACGAAACATGCGCGGTTTACACAGCCTTTCGCTTTCCAAATTTAACCTAACTAATGATGAATTGCGAAAAATCCTCGAGTCCTGTCTTGGTCTTGAAACACTTGATTTGGGTGAGAGTTTTCTTCCATATCTAGAGGAAGATTTGGGAAGAAGATGTGCTGaacaaattagaaaaaaatTGGAGCTTCCCTATAGGCTAAACTACGACATCGAGAAGTATTTATCACAAGTAACGAATAACAAGAGTTGA
- the LOC112201839 gene encoding uncharacterized protein LOC112201839 produces MAVKIEAEVPEVYRLAGRIAGLNRNMTAMNLLLEDANLTSEFRDAVNEEIPRTRSDLDTAMLDLALLTSEPEVDEVSEILKSVFESNQVEVALRVQVQETSEFRLDADGGRISALHLMEEGVNLDELKGLKTLGLQIGIGISKCLMHLMYFFTHKEEAAESEEKLEIVITDSRFQSFRNSIPELLVSLSWLRKEDDLVSKKLVPLLHFADGQLAGLIGCRRDDKIFQLLAKEGLDTCLGQLELLILNVQSAFGVPIFAADDSAKLPLACLQDHLSKLERGLRGIELQLSNYEEILCLTDKLAFRNLARFMRFMDDKIIGLWKDLVGKPPVKAVCGLTTSRGLIEGPFQDFVADATRYLEESKSTFCTEFGEAIGSVFAARDPDVQQIEYFLHATFAAAKSFSDFYVETKASVELSKSFDRRKQQAFVAQTQKMMVRPPKSPEAVNFKMKVKALWLHKQLSFLKIVEQVKEAQAVSNNDLRGLAKEIHTLELEASQLGMKLRACFLRMLIMMKSEGNLTMINLFNKYHSLLDLVSDILHQATPSNCVGFVLGKVNHLLTKGQVELNNILTKRKLSNIFVTTEWLPTIRIQQIDSTLDDLLEVTTRMDLLLTLPMLPDAPKSQTLDWIAKELNDMKATLAKVEEFIVRMYNVFQINQHLKDVASVDEFLEIFVRPELVNCWKQGN; encoded by the exons ATGGCGGTTAAGATCGAAGCAGAAGTTCCCGAGGTTTACCGACTCGCCGGAAGAATCGCCGGCCTCAACCGTAATATGACGGCGATGAATCTTCTTCTTGAAGATGCGAACCTGACGTCGGAGTTCCGCGATGCCGTAAACGAAGAAATCCCAAGGACTCGGTCAGACCTAGATACGGCGATGTTGGACTTGGCTCTGTTGACCTCAGAACCAGAGGTTGACGAAGTGTCCGAAATCTTGAAGTCCGTATTCGAATCCAACCAGGTCGAGGTCGCGCTGAGAGTACAAGTACAAGAAACAAGTGAGTTCAGGCTTGATGCGGACGGAGGTAGAATAAGCGCCTTGCATTTGATGGAGGAGGGAGTCAATTTGGACGAGTTGAAGGGCCTCAAAACCCTAGGTCTCCAAATTGGAATCGGAATTTCCAAGTGCTTAATGCATTTAATGTACTTCTTCACGCACAAGGAAGAAGCAGCAGAATCGGAAGAGAAGCTCGAGATCGTAATCACTGACTCAAGATTTCAAAGTTTCAGAAATTCAATACCAGAGCTCTTGGTGTCACTGAGCTGGTTGAGGAAGGAGGATGACCTGGTCTCCAAAAAGCTTGTGCCTCTTCTGCACTTTGCGGATGGACAACTGGCGGGGCTCATTGGATGCAGAAGGGATGACAAGATCTTTCAGCTGCTTGCCAAGGAGGGTTTAGATACTTGTCTTGGTCAATTGGAATTACTCATACTCAACGTCCAATCGGCCTTTGGTGTGCCGATTTTTGCAGCTGACGATTCCGCTAAGCTACCCCTAGCCTGTCTTCAAGATCACCTCAGCAAATTGGAGAGAGGGCTGCGGGGCATTGAACTCCAATTGAGCAACTACGAGGAAATCCTCTGCTTAACTGACAAACTTGCTTTCCGGAATCTGGCTCGTTTTATGCGATTCATGGATGACAAAATAATCGGATTGTGGAAGGATTTGGTGGGCAAACCTCCAGTGAAAGCTGTATGTGGTTTGACAACAAGCAG GGGGCTAATAGAGGGGCCATTTCAAGATTTCGTTGCTGATGCAACGAGATATTTAGAAGAGAGCAAATCCACATTCTGCACAGAATTTGGTGAGGCTATTGGCAGTGTATTTGCAGCCAGAGATCCAGATGTTCAACAAATTGAGTACTTCTTGCATGCGACATTTGCTGCAGCTAAGAGCTTCTCTGATTTCTATGTTGAGACTAAAGCATCTGTGGAGCTTTCTAAGAGCTTTGACCGAAGGAAACAGCAGGCTTTTGTTGCCCAAACACAAAAGATGATGGTAAGACCTCCTAAGAGTCCAGAAGCAGTGAACTTTAAAATGAAAGTCAAGGCTCTCTGGCTGCATAAGCAATTAAGTTTTCTGAAGATTGTTGAACAAGTCAAGGAGGCTCAAGCAGTTTCAAATAATGATCTCAGAGGGCTTGCAAAGGAAATTCATACGTTAGAGCTTGAAGCTTCACAGCTTGGGATGAAGCTCAGGGCCTGTTTTCTAAGGATGCTGATCATGATGAAGTCTGAGGGGAATTTGACAATGATAAATCTGTTTAACAAGTACCATTCCCTGCTTGACCTAGTCAGTGATATTCTTCATCAAGCCACACCTTCAAATTGTGTGGGATTTGTATTGGGCAAAGTTAACCATTTGCTAACCAAGGGACAAGTGGAGCTGAATAATATCCTGACCAAAAGGAAGTTGAGCAATATCTTTGTGACCACAGAGTGGCTTCCGACCATTCGCATACAGCAGATCGACAGTACACTTGATGATCTCTTAGAAGTCACCACAAGAATGGATCTCCTATTGACCCTTCCCATGCTCCCGGATGCGCCCAAATCTCAGACCTTGGATTGGATAGCTAAGGAGTTGAATGACATGAAAGCAACATTGGCGAAGGTTGAAGAGTTCATAGTACGGATGTACAATGTTTTTCAAATCAATCAGCATCTCAAGGATGTAGCTTCGGTGGACGAGTTTCTAGAGATTTTTGTGAGGCCTGAGCTGGTAAACTGTTGGAAGCAGGGCAATTGA
- the LOC112203127 gene encoding 187-kDa microtubule-associated protein AIR9 codes for MNPMWMMSDTGFVAIYTPVREDGVEGSPVSASTEPIAVEPDVLKEVKQKLDLGSVKFEALCDKDQSTKKTTVVGTLERRTLEVNRKRVKVIKPGSKTSFPTTEIRGSYAPPFHVELFRNDQHRLRIVGDSESVVDLMVQSRHVRDVIVLVIRGFAQRFNSTSLNTLLKIEHNM; via the exons ATGAATCCAATGTGGATGATGTCGGATACAGGCTTTGTAGCCATTTACACTCCTGTAAGAGAGGATGGAGTGGAGGGGTCACCTGTTTCAGCATCGACAGAGCCGATTGCAGTCG AGCCTGATGTTCTTAAAGAAGTGAAGCAGAAGCTTGATCTCGGATCAGTGAAATTTGAG GCATTGTGTGACAAGGATCAATCTACAAAAAAG ACTACTGTGGTAGGAACTCTTGAGAGAAGAACCCTCGAAGTCAATAGAAAAAGAGTGAAGGTTATAAAGCCTGGTTCCAAGACTTCTTTCCCGACTACTGAAATTCGTGGAAGCTATGCACCTCCGTTTCAT GTGGAGCTGTTCCGAAATGACCAGCATCGTCTGAGAATTGTAGGAGACAGTGAGAGTGTGGTAGACCTGATGGTGCAGTCCAGACATGTTAGAGATGTTATTGTGCTTGTGATCAGAGGCTTTGCTCAGAGATTCAATAGTACATCACTCAATACTCTCCTCAAGATAGAACATAATATGTAA
- the LOC112203128 gene encoding uncharacterized protein LOC112203128 — translation MLVGDFNELFSFSDKIGGSKHYRFGGMQDWVCRNGLVDMGYQGVDFIWTNNTVNERLDRCFCNSDWRIFFADACVVHLARMKSYHCPLLVKLCPDARRVRKNPPFRFQAMWMQHDNYDELVSRTWNLCSGDLINKTTTLANSLNDWNREVFGNIFKQKRTLLARICGIQRSLGRKDNPFLQDLEKELITKYEKIRDVEALFWKQKSRDKWLSDGDRNTIFFHLTTVMRRRRNKIDGLFDFNGVWTDDPAAMKQIAVEFFSNLFSAEIR, via the coding sequence ATGCTTGTGGGAGACTTTAATGAACTGTTTTCCTTCTCTGATAAGATTGGTGGCTCCAAGCACTATAGGTTTGGGGGCATGCAAGATTGGGTCTGTAGGAATGGTTTGGTTGACATGGGTTACCAAGGTGTTGACTTCATATGGACAAATAATACAGTGAATGAGAGACTTGATAGATGCTTCTGCAACAGTGATTGGAGAATCTTTTTTGCTGATGCTTGTGTTGTTCATCTAGCTAGAATGAAGTCTTATCACTGCCCTTTACTGGTCAAATTGTGCCCTGATGCTAGACGTGTAAGGAAAAACCCCCCTTTTAGATTCCAAGCTATGTGGATGCAACATGACAACTATGATGAGTTGGTTTCTAGAACATGGAACTTGTGCTCTGGTGATCTTATCAACAAGACCACTACTTTGGCTAATTCTCTTAATGATTGGAATAGAGAGGTGTTTGGCAATATCTTCAAACAAAAGAGGACTCTTTTAGCTAGAATCTGTGGTATCCAAAGGAGTTTGGGTAGAAAGGACAACCCCTTTCTGCAAGATCTGGAGAAAGAGCTGATTACCAAATATGAAAAGATTAGAGATGTTGAGGCTCTCTTTTGGAAGCAAAAATCAAGGGATAAATGGTTAAGTGATGGTGACAGAAATACAATTTTTTTCCATCTAACTACTgtgatgagaagaagaagaaacaagattGATGGTCTCTTTGATTTTAATGGTGTTTGGACAGATGATCCAGCTGCCATGAAGCAAATAGCTGTGGAGTTTTTCTCGAATCTCTTTTCTGCTGAAATTAGATAG